In the Sulfobacillus thermosulfidooxidans DSM 9293 genome, GGGTTGGGGCCGTGATAGGATGGCTCTTAGGCATCGGCGTCTATGACGCCGTCTTATTGCCGCTTATGGGCTTTGAAACCCGCTGGGTGGAAAAAGAAAAAGGCTGGCGGCGCTACTGGGAAATTGCCACGGACCACAAGGTCATTGGTCTTCAGTATATGATGTTTGCTGTTGGTGGCTTCTTGATAGCGGGAGCCATTGCGATGCTCATGCGCTATGAACTGATGACCCCGTACCTGACGATTTTTCATTATCCCAGCAATTACCTCACGGCGGTGGGGATTCACGGCACCTTGATGATGTTTTCCTTCGCCACCGTGTTCATGATTGGGGGCTTAGGTAACTATTTTGTGCCCCTCATGATTGGGGCCCGTGAAACGGTCCTATCGAAACTCTCAGGCATTGGCGTGTGGTTGGTCCCCGCCGGGATCTTGACCGTGCTCTTTAGTCCCATTTTGGGAGAATGGTCGACCGGCTGGCGCGGCTATGAGCCCTTAGCCGGACAAGATGCCAATGGCATTATCTTCTACTACTTGGGGGTCTTGGCTTTAACGATGTCCTCACTCATCGTGGCCTTGAACCTGGTGGCGACGGTGATGTTCCGGCGGGCTCCGGGCATGACCTGGGGACGTTTGCCCCTCTTCGTTTGGGGTCAAGTCACGGTCAACTTGCTGATGCTGATTTGGTTCCCGGAAATTCAAACAACCTTCGTAATGGGGCTGTTAGATAAAATCGTGCCGCTTAACTTCTTTACGGCGACGGGGAGTCCCTTAACCTACTTGATGCTCTTCTGGTTATTTGGCCATCCCGAAGTGTACATCATTGCCGTCCCCGCCTTCGCCCTATGGAATGAAATTATTCCGGTCATGGCGCAAAAATCGCTGTTTGGCCGACAATGGGCCGTGATTGGCTTGGTGTTCGTGATGATGCTCTCGGGTCTAGTGTGGGCGCACCACATGTTCACCAACTTGCGCAATAGCGAGATCTTGCCGTTCTCGTTCTTTACGGAGATGATTTCCATTCCCACCGGGTTTGCCTACATGTCGGCGGTGGGGACCTTGTGGAAGTCGAAAATTCGGCTGACCACCCCGGTCATCTGGATCTTGATGAGCATGTTCAACTTCCTCATCGGAGGACTCACGGGCGTGTTTTTGGCGGACCCGATTGTCAACTTGCAGCTTCATGACACCTTCTGGGTGGTCGGGCACTTCCACTACACCATTATCGGATCGATGGTCTTCAGTGGCTTTGGGGCGATGTATTACTGGTTGCCGAAACTCTCGGGCCGCATGTACAACGAGACCTGGGGGAAGACGTTGGCGATTATCACCTTCTTTGCCTTCAACCTCACCTTCAGCCAGTTCTTCCTCTTAGGATTACACGGGATGAACCGCTGGGTGCCGGCCTATCCGGCCTACCTCCAACCGATGAACTTTGAGGTGTCGATCTTTGCCTTCATCTTGGGGGCCTCGTTTGTGGCCAATATCATCTACATTGGGTACTGCTGGGCCAATGGGCAAAAAGCGGGAGAGAATCCGTGGAATGCCAAAACGCCGGAATGGTTCACCTCGTCGCCTGCACCCCGCTACAACTTCCCGGTGCAGCCAGAAATTGTGGCCAGCCTCTATATGTATGGGGAAGGAACCAAAGTTCCGGTGGTAACCACGGCGTATGATGAGCTGGCTGCCACCAGCCGGGCCTCGACGGATCCCCACTATGATTGGCATGATTACATGCCTACACCACCACACAACAAATAGGGGGGAACAACGATGGTGAATAAACCCGAAATGCCTGTCGAGCGCCGCAGTGAGGCGATTACCCCGCATAATTACCGGGCGGTCCGCTTTAGTATGCTGGTCTTTATTGCTACCCAAATTGTGCCGTTCGTCGTCTTGTTTGAGGCGAAGTATCTCTATGACGGCACGTATGTGGCACCGCAAGCCAACCAAGGCTTTGGCGTGGTGGTCGCCGCGTTGATGGCTTTGAGTGCGTTGGTGGCCTGGCAAGCGGTCAAGGCCGGCCGTCACTTTCAAGACCGGGATCTGGTGGGAACCCGCCTCAAAATCGCGGCAGGGTTAGGGCTGCTCGCGATGTTAGGGGTGGTGTACCAGTGGGGAATGCGGTATGTGTCGCCCCAATCCCGCTTTGGGGAGATGTATTATATCATTCTCGGGGCCGATCTCGTGTATGCGGTTGTCGGTCTGATTATGCTCGGGATTAGCATTATTCGCAATGTCCGCCAGAACATGGCCCCCGAACGGTTTTGGACGGCGGAAGCCAGTGTCTACTTCTGGATTTATGTGGCCCTAGCGTGGATTGCGAGCTGGCTCGCCGTCTACATTATTTGAGGACAGGAGAGGATAGATATGGGAGGCGGATTTTGGCCGACACTGCCCCTGAAAATGCCCTATAGCGAAGGCGTCCCGCATTGGTGGGATCCCGCCTGGTGGATTTTTCAGATTGTGGTCATGTCGATCTTATTGCTCACCCTGCGCAAAGTCGCGATGAGTATTGATCAGGCCGAGAAAGTAGAAAAAGAGCAAAGAGTATCCCGAAGACGCTCACCAGGAACTCCTCCGCCCAATATACCGGGTTAAAGAGGAATCAGAACAACAAACTAATTATCAAGCATAATACAACGAAAGACGAGGGCCCGTTTTCCTCGTCTTTCGTCCATTTACCCCAGTGATTCGTTCTTTATCGCACAACCAATACCGGCCGCACAGTATGGTCCAGAAGCTGGCGACTGACGCTCCCCAGAACGAGCCTATCGAAACCGTGATAGCCATGACTTCCTACCACAATAACATCGGCTCCATAACGTTCAGCCACCTCGGCAATCGTCGTTGAGGCATGACCTTCGACGACCACTAACTCCACATCATGGGAATTGCCAAACAAATCGTGAATCTGCCTCTCCACATTACGCTGTTCATTCTGATCCAAATCTTCAAAACCCGAAGGGACGAGGGCCTGTGGTGGATATGCCATGACCTCCCGAACATAAAGGGCAATCACTTTGGCCTCAGGAAATCCGGTCTTTAGATGTTGGACCATTTTTCCGGCCGCATATGCACTTTCTGAGCCATCAGTTGCCCATAAAATGATCTGCATGTTTTACCCCCTCCCCCGTTCCGAAGGTCTGCATTGTCTACCAGTCCCTTCGGTATCGGAACTGGATGGTTCCGACACTTTGATTATGGATCCGGAGTCTTAAGAGAGGTTAGGGACAATTGGTCCAAAGCTGTGGACCAATTGGACCATTCCCGCCCGTCGGGCAAGGGAAAAACGTCATTGTGGGGATGTAGAGGTTACCGCAAATGTGGTGGCATTAATGAGAGCAGGAGCAGCCCGAATGACCCCATCAATGCGCAGATCAATAGGGGTAGATTGTTGGACTGTTACCGTTTGGCCTTGTTGCGTCTTGGCCGTAGCATAAAACAGTTCGATGTTTTGAAAACGCGGAAAGGTGGCAAATTGGTTGTTGATGAGGGGGTCTTCAACAATCCATTCGGCGGAGCGAGGATTTAAGGAATATTGCACATCATAAGTTTGCCGGTAACTACCGGCTTGCAAGTCTAACGCCCATTCTTGAGATTTGACATGATAAATGGCCACATGCACCGCTTCTCCACTCGGTAAGTTTTGGGCAATCGGTTTTAAGGGTTCGGGAAGACCTTCGATCCACAAAATCGTTTCTGTTCCCGTTGCCGTATCCTTTGTTAAGGTTCCCGCTTGTAATAGGCGCTGTTGAGGAGCGCCGCCGAGTCCCACCCAAACCGCTAAAGAGCCCGGCGAGGTGAGTTTGGGAATGCGCCAGCTGGCCTCAATCGATTGATACGTCCCATGATTGCTGACATATCCTGCCCAATTGCGACTGATTTCTAAAGGGCCCTCTGGAGGGCTTTGGACGGAAAACGGTTCAGGGAGAGGTAATGTGACAGGATGCGAATGGATGGGCAGACCAGGCCATGAATCTAAGGGATTGGCATTAATCGTCAAGAGACCAAAGCCTATCGCCACAATCCAGTACATGGGCCGCATAAAAAGGTTATCCCTCCCTCCAAAACTTGTTCCAGGACACGTGAAAATCGCATAACTCGTTACTCAAATTGTAGCGTTGTTTTGTGGAGGTGCAACTCGCGTGCCAGCTGAAAATGTCTATAATAAATGGTATTCTCTATTTCTATGTACAATTCTTGGAAACTCCCAAGACATCTTACTCGCCGAGCCTCTTCTTGGGTCTCCCCAAAAACCCCTGAAAAAAGGAGCGTAGCCAACATGATGACCTTTGAGGAATTGGAAAAATATCCAGCTATCAAGTTGCATTACGGCTATAAAGTGGTAAAAATGACAGATAATCCCACCGAGTATCTGCCTGTGTCTCCTTCATCTGGTTCGACGGTTCGATATCATCTGAATTCATGGAATCTACAAGCAGGGGATATGGGACCCTTTCTTGTTCAAGGTGATTTTGACACCGCAAAACGCATAGCACGTACCATACCTGAGGTCACGATTTTGTTTGTGGCGTATGTCCCCGCAGCCTCCTCAACAGCAGCGACTGGGCTATGGACGACACACAATGGGGAAAAAATCGAGGCGCCTGTGCCATCCGGTGGTCTTTTAGCTCGCGCGATTCTGCCGTTAATCAATGTTTTGGACTCTTTTGAACGGCCCTGAAGCCAGGCCAAAAGGGTTTTAGGATAACGTGCCCATTGGACGACGTTTTAAGGATTCGGCACGAAGTTGGCGCGCCATCCAAGCCACCGACTTTTGAAAAACAAAATCAGGTTGATCGGCAATTAAGCTATGGGCGCTTGCGTTATGGTAGTGCAGTTCAAGGTCATGATGCGGTTTTAAGAGGGCCTCTGTATCATCATTGCGGGTTACCGCATCGTCGGTGCTTAACAAAGTCAAAAGCGGTAAATGCGGAAGCGGTCTTTGTTTAGCCTCTTTTTGTGCCTTCCATAAATTAACAAGAAAGCCTAATGTGTAAAAACGATTAACATTTCTGTCCTCCATAATGATTCGACTAATGTCGGGATGAATGGAGACACCTTGGACAGGCAGGGGACGAAGAGGTCTGAGTTTTGGTAGGAGCGGATGAACAAGGTGTGTCATGACATAGTAAACCCAGGTAGGCAGTGTTAGCTGCAATCCAAAGGAGGGCGCAATTAAAATGGCCCCGAGTACATCCGGAAGTTCTTCTTGGCATGCCAAATACGCCATGAGTGCCCCGTAACTTTCCCCGCCAATAAAAATTGGGGCGGAATAATGTTGATGTAAATGCGCATAAATGCGCTGGATGTCATTGACATGTTGGCTAAAATGACGGAGGTGTCCTCTTGTGCCCTGAGAGCGCCCGTGCCCTTCTAAATCGGGCAGAATGACACGTATGCCTTCTTGAGCCCATTTTAAAGCGATGGGCAAATAATATTCACTATGAACCAGAGAAGCATGAATGAAAATTAATTGCGCTCTGTACTTTTCAGGACTCACCCGGCGAATGAAAAGAGGCGTTTGTCCGTCCGACAAAAACTCGGCATCCATGGTAATTGCGTGCGTCATAGGTATCCTTTCCATCATCTTCTTAGACTATAGACGGTTCGCCGTGCCTTTAACATAGTCCATAAATAGGATTTTCCATTTTAATCGGATTTACGCCCTTTCAGAAGGAATTCCCCAAATGTCTTGCGAATACTCAAAGTATAGTTTTCGCGAAAAAAAATAGACAACAGAAAGAAGAGAACCTGAATGGGCGTGAAACCCTTGATTTTAATGCTTCATGGCATGAGTACGGGCCCAGAGCATCTAAAAAATTTCTTTGGGGAGCCTGATGAGTTTGATACCGAATATATGGCTTTGCCCATTTTGCGAGAGGGCCCGGATTTCATCAGATCAGGTTTTCCGCACCTAAATTTTTCCATTTAGTATTAATTATAGACGGAATGTTCTCGCAAAGGATTTGGCGGTCGCGTGTCGAATATTCTCTTTATGAAACTTGTCGAGTTGCCCAGTCGGGTTGTCGGCGCCGCGCCCGTAATTCGCGGGATCGCGGATGCTATCGGATTCGTGGATCTCTTAAATACCTTATTGGTTTGGGATGCGCAGCAATGTCGGACATCGCCGGGTGAACGCATTTTGGCGATGGTGCTCGACATTTTGACGGGCAAATCCCCTCTGTATCGCGTCCCGGATCGTCTCGCAGAAACGGATGTGCCCTTGTTGCTCGGGCGCGGCCGTACGGCCGCGGATTTTACCGATGATGCGCTGGGGCGGGCGTTGGATAAACTGTTTCAGGCCGGGCCCGCCGCGGTGTTTACGGCGGTAGCCGCGCAGGCTTATGCTCGAGAAGCGATTGAACTGCGTTCGGGGCATTGGGACAGTACCTCCCGATCGTTGCAGGGGGCCTATCGGTCCGCCGAAGACGACACAGAGCCCTGCGACCCCACGGCGGTCGACGATGCCGCCGTCCCTCCCCGTGCGATGCCCCGGCGCGGCCATTCGAAAGATCGGCGCCCCGATCTCAAACAAGTGCTCTTAACGGTGTTTGTGAATGGGGAAGGGGTCTTGCGCTTTGGGTCGGTGGCCTCGGGCAATACCTCGGACAAAACCCTCAATCGCCGGATGATTGAGGAGTTAGTGGCCGCCTTTTCGCCCCAAGAGCTTCACGATGTGATCTATGTCGCCGACTCGTCCTTAGTCACGAAGCCCAATCTCGCCGGCCTGCGTCAGGCCAACCTCCGCTTCATCTCGCGGTGTCCTTCGACATTTGCCGTGGCGCAGACCGCGAAAGAGACGGCGTGGGCTCAAGATGCCTGGACCTTCCTCGGGTCGGTCGCCGCCCGCCGCGACGCGGCGGAGTATTGGGCCTCCGAGCAACAGGCTATGATCGATGACGTGCCCTATCGGCTGGTCGTCTACCGATCTTCCCGGCTGGAGACCCACAAAGAAAAAACCCTGGATCAGCAAATCGCCAACGCCCGCAAAGCCTTGGCCGACGCCGCCCACGTCCTGTCCCAGACGCTCTATGACTGTCGCGAGGACGCCGCTCAGGCGGCCCGCCAGTGGCAAGCCCGCCGCGAAACTGCGTGGTTTGCGGTGGAGACGACCCTCCATGAAGAAGTGCAGCGCCTCCCCCGTAGCCGCCGGGGCCGACCGCCGAAAACGGAGGAACCCCAGACCAAAATCGGGTGGCGCGTCACGGCCACCATCGGCGCGGTGAACGCCGCCCAACGGCAACGCGAATGGGAACGCCAGGCCACCTTCGTGTTGATCACCCCGTTAGATCGCCGCGACTGGGACGCGCGTGCCCTCTTGCAGGAATATAAAGGGCAAGTGCACTGTGAACGCCATTTCCACTTTTTGAAAGATCCGTTGTTTGTGGATGCCTTGTTTGTGAAAAAGCCCGAACGGGTGGAAGCGTTAGGCTATGTGCTCCTGATGGCGTGCTTGTTATATAGTGTGATGGAGCGGCGCGCGCGCCGCAGTGCCGTGTCCATTCCCTCGCCGGCGCGGCGGGTGCTCACGCACCCGACGGGCCACGAAATCATCCGACACCTCCATTCCGTCCAGGTGATTCCGTTGCCGTCAGGGGCGCGGCAAGTCGCCGTACCGCAACGCTTTCAGGCGACATTTTTGGCCATTTTGGAGGCCTTAGCGTTACCCGAGACCGTGTATACGGAGCCCCCCAACCCTCCGAAACGGGAATAAAAAAAATGCCCAAACCACGTACCAAAGGGTGCGAAATACGTGTCAGATCCTTAGCCCAACGTGATATTTTTCGTGATTTATATGCGGCTGTATTTTTGGAAAGCTTGAAGGAAATCACCAACCGGATTGCCCACGAAAAGGCCCAACGGCCTATGGGATTATTTGGTTTTTCGATTGGAGCCTACATTGCCCTATGGGCGGGACTGGTGGATCATCCTGACCGGATTCAGGCCATTGTTGCTGTCGGCGGTGTGCCATCCTTTGACTATCTCCGCTTTTATTATCCAGACTATGATTTTTCCACCCCGCATGCTGTTCGGTTGATGGAGGAAACGGATTTAAGTCGGCAGCCGATCACTATCAAGGGACAACACGTACTTATCCAACATGGGCTTTCCGATCCGGTGGCGCAAATCGATTGGATTAAACCGTGGGCCCAATCGCTAGCGGAAAAGTATCCCGAGCACGTGTCGTGGACTCCGTATGCTTCTTTGCAACACCGGTTGTGGGCAGAAAGTTCAGGCGAAGAAGAGGATGTTCTTGCCTTACGAAACCGGACTCTCAAATGGTTTACCGAGGCTTTGGGACCTGCTGCCTCCCAGGGATAACAGAGTTCATTGCGCTTGGTGACTGGGAGATGAAGGCAAATTTGACGAGAAGGGCTTAACAGGCGCAAGAAATTTGGTCCATCTCAAGGTGGTCAAAAAAGACAGAAGGCGCAATGGTATTGCGCCTTCTTAAGTTTCATGCATCTTTCCCTTGAGAGACCACGGTGACTTGCATTTCCCCACCATGTTGAATACGGTCGGACGCGCAACGGGGGCAGACCGTGGCGGTAGATCCCGCCGGCAATAAAAAGACTTGATCACAATCGAAGCATTTGTATTCACTTAATTTAACGGTATCGCTCATCAATCATGAAGCCTCCCTTGCGGTATCAATCCGGTTAAAATCGTTGGGGTTAAGCAGTAAGGGTAATGTAAGATCGTGCCGTTAGTATTTTAACAAATTGGTAGATAATGTGATAGAGATGTAAGAATATTAGATGCATGTCTTCGCTTTGTGTAAGAACAAGGCGTGATTATTTTGTTGGTAGGAAGGAGATACGAGATTCTTAGAAACGCGAACCCCGTATCTGCTCAGAATGGTGAGGCTGCTGAAAGAAAAATAATCCTGGGTAAGGCGTGACAGGTAATTTATTCAGCAATTCTTTCGTATGCCAAATGAGGCCGATCACAGTGCTGATGGCTGCAATGATGGCCATCCAAGAGTTTTGTGCAAACAGACTATAGGTAATGCATATCGTCGGTATCAGATATAAGAAAACGACTAATCCTGTCCATATTCCTAAGGGCAGCGAGGACCGTAGAGATAGGGTAAAGAAAAACGACACACTGATAAGCGAAAACAGGACAATGGACAAGGCCGAATAGACGACCGGATGATGGCTGACACCTGCTAACATGGCAAGCCCAATGCTGAATCCTGAAACGAGACTGGGTCCCATCACGGCAAAAGCCGTCGAGGCTTTGGCGTCCCAATGTGGGGCAATATAAGACAGACTCCAAGTTACGGAGCGAAAATGAGAGAGCAAACCTAAGGACGAGACGATTATCGCTAAAATGGTAAGTTGCCAACTGCCTTGGGGCTCTAAAGCGTCGGTAAATCCCATCAGGCCTAATAAGGTCATGTAGAGATCGGTAAAGAGCGGACGGGCTCCAATTTGTCCGGGTTGTGAATTTTTCATCCAACGCCAGACTAACATTCCCCCCATGGCCAAGGCAAAACTGACGATTTCCGCATGGATGAGGGTTGGCCAAAGAGTCTGGGTTAACGGAAGATTCATGGCTAAGGCAATGGGCATCATGATGCCCCCGGAAATCCCTAACAGCGCCGTAAACAAAAATGGTGGCAACGCGGGCCGCATAATACCCCTCCCATAAGAAATTTGCGAATCGGTTTCGCAAATCATTAAAACTGACTACTTCGCGAAAACGTCATCACAATGTACAATAGGTGAAAAGGACTAGATAAATAGTATAAATTGTTCACAATATTCGTATCTATGATTATGTATGATACAAGAAATCAGAACGGGATAAAAGCCTTTCTATTTCAGGAAAATTGATGGCGGTTAGGATAATCCATGATATTGGGCAGGAGGTTTTGGGGTTGAACGAACAAGTCTGGACCACCTTTAAAATCGTCGCGGAGATCGGTTCGATTTCCCAAGCGGCCCGGACGCTCAACCTGTCACAGTCAGCAGTTAGCCAACAAATACAAATGCTGGAACAAGCCTATGCGACCACGTTGTTTGTGCGGACGAGTCAAGGAGTGCATCTTACCGAAACCGGGGAAGTCTTATACCGGTATGTGACCTCTTTGCTGCGGTTAATCCATGAATCCCAAGGGGCCATTAAAGAACTCAGTGACAGCCGGCCTCAAACTTTGGCCATTGGCGCCAGCTTAACGATTGCCGAGTACTTGCTACCCGGAATTTTGGCAGAATATGCGAAAAACCTCATGAATGCGCAATGGACAGTATCTATGGCCAATTCTCGGATGATTTTTGAACAGGTATTAAGCCATACCATTGATATTGGACTGATCGAAGCTCCATTCTCCGATCCGCATGTGGTGGTGCGGCCATTTTTCGATGATCATCCAACGCTAGTGGTCCCGCGCGGTCACCGGTGGTTTGGGCAGGATGAAGTGTCCCTGGATGAATTTCTTCAAGAGCCGTTCATTTTACGGGAACCGGGGTCAGGAACGCGCATGGCCTTGGAGGAAGGTCTCGATCATTTAGGCATCGATGTAAAACAACTCAATGTACGTCTTGTATTAGGGACTACCCATGCGATTAAGCAGATGATGCTCAAAGGCTTTGGCGTTAGTGTTTTGTCTCCTCTGACCTTAAACGAGGGTGAAGAACAACTATTTCAC is a window encoding:
- a CDS encoding universal stress protein, whose protein sequence is MQIILWATDGSESAYAAGKMVQHLKTGFPEAKVIALYVREVMAYPPQALVPSGFEDLDQNEQRNVERQIHDLFGNSHDVELVVVEGHASTTIAEVAERYGADVIVVGSHGYHGFDRLVLGSVSRQLLDHTVRPVLVVR
- a CDS encoding LysR family transcriptional regulator → MNEQVWTTFKIVAEIGSISQAARTLNLSQSAVSQQIQMLEQAYATTLFVRTSQGVHLTETGEVLYRYVTSLLRLIHESQGAIKELSDSRPQTLAIGASLTIAEYLLPGILAEYAKNLMNAQWTVSMANSRMIFEQVLSHTIDIGLIEAPFSDPHVVVRPFFDDHPTLVVPRGHRWFGQDEVSLDEFLQEPFILREPGSGTRMALEEGLDHLGIDVKQLNVRLVLGTTHAIKQMMLKGFGVSVLSPLTLNEGEEQLFHCLRVKGLNLYRNFSVVYQRDLMTRTGERFIHAVMTVPNGFANAKH
- a CDS encoding alpha/beta hydrolase family protein — protein: MPKPRTKGCEIRVRSLAQRDIFRDLYAAVFLESLKEITNRIAHEKAQRPMGLFGFSIGAYIALWAGLVDHPDRIQAIVAVGGVPSFDYLRFYYPDYDFSTPHAVRLMEETDLSRQPITIKGQHVLIQHGLSDPVAQIDWIKPWAQSLAEKYPEHVSWTPYASLQHRLWAESSGEEEDVLALRNRTLKWFTEALGPAASQG
- a CDS encoding alpha/beta fold hydrolase, which codes for MTHAITMDAEFLSDGQTPLFIRRVSPEKYRAQLIFIHASLVHSEYYLPIALKWAQEGIRVILPDLEGHGRSQGTRGHLRHFSQHVNDIQRIYAHLHQHYSAPIFIGGESYGALMAYLACQEELPDVLGAILIAPSFGLQLTLPTWVYYVMTHLVHPLLPKLRPLRPLPVQGVSIHPDISRIIMEDRNVNRFYTLGFLVNLWKAQKEAKQRPLPHLPLLTLLSTDDAVTRNDDTEALLKPHHDLELHYHNASAHSLIADQPDFVFQKSVAWMARQLRAESLKRRPMGTLS
- a CDS encoding IS1634 family transposase, yielding MSNILFMKLVELPSRVVGAAPVIRGIADAIGFVDLLNTLLVWDAQQCRTSPGERILAMVLDILTGKSPLYRVPDRLAETDVPLLLGRGRTAADFTDDALGRALDKLFQAGPAAVFTAVAAQAYAREAIELRSGHWDSTSRSLQGAYRSAEDDTEPCDPTAVDDAAVPPRAMPRRGHSKDRRPDLKQVLLTVFVNGEGVLRFGSVASGNTSDKTLNRRMIEELVAAFSPQELHDVIYVADSSLVTKPNLAGLRQANLRFISRCPSTFAVAQTAKETAWAQDAWTFLGSVAARRDAAEYWASEQQAMIDDVPYRLVVYRSSRLETHKEKTLDQQIANARKALADAAHVLSQTLYDCREDAAQAARQWQARRETAWFAVETTLHEEVQRLPRSRRGRPPKTEEPQTKIGWRVTATIGAVNAAQRQREWERQATFVLITPLDRRDWDARALLQEYKGQVHCERHFHFLKDPLFVDALFVKKPERVEALGYVLLMACLLYSVMERRARRSAVSIPSPARRVLTHPTGHEIIRHLHSVQVIPLPSGARQVAVPQRFQATFLAILEALALPETVYTEPPNPPKRE
- a CDS encoding cytochrome c oxidase subunit I encodes the protein MAQAVMTPEHKPLQHPKKAMMPPVLRGFLWAAIGFLLVNTFVIAVDPFRGHPFVTGPSVTLGWVGAVIGWLLGIGVYDAVLLPLMGFETRWVEKEKGWRRYWEIATDHKVIGLQYMMFAVGGFLIAGAIAMLMRYELMTPYLTIFHYPSNYLTAVGIHGTLMMFSFATVFMIGGLGNYFVPLMIGARETVLSKLSGIGVWLVPAGILTVLFSPILGEWSTGWRGYEPLAGQDANGIIFYYLGVLALTMSSLIVALNLVATVMFRRAPGMTWGRLPLFVWGQVTVNLLMLIWFPEIQTTFVMGLLDKIVPLNFFTATGSPLTYLMLFWLFGHPEVYIIAVPAFALWNEIIPVMAQKSLFGRQWAVIGLVFVMMLSGLVWAHHMFTNLRNSEILPFSFFTEMISIPTGFAYMSAVGTLWKSKIRLTTPVIWILMSMFNFLIGGLTGVFLADPIVNLQLHDTFWVVGHFHYTIIGSMVFSGFGAMYYWLPKLSGRMYNETWGKTLAIITFFAFNLTFSQFFLLGLHGMNRWVPAYPAYLQPMNFEVSIFAFILGASFVANIIYIGYCWANGQKAGENPWNAKTPEWFTSSPAPRYNFPVQPEIVASLYMYGEGTKVPVVTTAYDELAATSRASTDPHYDWHDYMPTPPHNK
- a CDS encoding G1 family glutamic endopeptidase, translated to MRPMYWIVAIGFGLLTINANPLDSWPGLPIHSHPVTLPLPEPFSVQSPPEGPLEISRNWAGYVSNHGTYQSIEASWRIPKLTSPGSLAVWVGLGGAPQQRLLQAGTLTKDTATGTETILWIEGLPEPLKPIAQNLPSGEAVHVAIYHVKSQEWALDLQAGSYRQTYDVQYSLNPRSAEWIVEDPLINNQFATFPRFQNIELFYATAKTQQGQTVTVQQSTPIDLRIDGVIRAAPALINATTFAVTSTSPQ